The genome window taaaaattaattcataaaaattagtactacctccgtttcaatttagacaACACATTTTCCTTATTAATCTTTTTAataaagaatgacacatttctataattaaaaataattctactttaaacttttcattttactcattttacccttaatgagaataACCACACCAATATCATGGTCCCACAAATTTTTTACACTATTTGTTATCACATCAACGTAACTAAACTATATGTTAAATGACCGAATGGTCAATTATTTTGCTCAATAAATAAAAAAGCCAATCATATACACTTTGACTACCCATATTTTATATAAACTAAAGACAATGAACAAACatttaattaatataataataagaagaagaagaagaggaagaagaaacaATTACCGGTGTCGTGAGTTTCACTTTCAAGTCATTTGTATTTTCTGAATGTTCCCCACataattcatgatataaaatAGTTTTATAACTTCACTATTCTAATTGATAAAGTTCAGTAATTATATAACTCGATCAAAAAACACACACACATAAAATAGGTTAATAAACTCGCCTTTCCGTCAAGGAACTTAGCCCAGAAACGAGCTATAGGACGGTCATAAGGGTTTTTAGGCAAGATGGAAGGGCCTTCAAAAGTCTCATCAATGTATTCAAGAATGACCATAGACTCAGAAATGGGCTTTCCATTGTGAATTAGCACTGGTATTTTCTTAAGGACAGGATTGGATTGAAGAAGCAGAGGACTTTTGTTCTGTAGATCTTCTTCTATAAATTCAAACTTCACTCCCTTAACTTTCAGAGCCCATTCAACTCTGCGACTATAAGAGCTGCCACTAACACCAAGCAACCTAACTTCTCCCATTTTTTAGAACTTTGTTTCTCACTTAGCTTGGCTTCAAAACTTACTTTGTTGAAGAGTATGtatctatttatttttttgaGGTGGTTTTAGTCCTCTTTTCCATAGTGGGAGATTTAGAATAAGTTTCTTGTCAACAAAGCAAAGCAAGTACACCAAAATAACCTAGCTAGTTGCGTTGTTTGACGTTTGCGTTTGCACTGACCGACTGCACGGGTTTGATTGGAcacaaaattatttatgaaaaaaaaaaagaaatattttcagACATTTGTGTAATTATAAATCGTTTCATTACgtgtaaaataaaatttttagaGTTAACTTTTttctaaataaaaaaataatattttgaaataaacAAAAAAAGATAATATGACACACAAATTAGGACGAAAGGTGCGTTATAATATGTAGAATTCGAAGTAGGTTGCTTTGACGTACAtgcaattatttattttttgggtATAATCATTCCTTATATGGTATTCATTAGCTTGACTAATAGGACCTATTAAAGCAAAGAAATGCTCCCTATAGAAAGTTTCTTCGTTTCCGAGTGTTTGAACACGAAACCTCTCATTAGAAATTTCTTTTCTTGTAAAACCTCTAAAGTAGCATAACGTACGCTTGAGAGAATCTCTAGGTGATGAGTCAAAATAGAGTTAGCTAAGTGCTTAGGTATGTCTTTCAAGTCTTGGACAAACATGAATTAATTTAATAATCATTAGTCTTTTCAAGTCTTAGATAACATTTAATTTGGCGCCAGgcatacaaaaataaaatataagaagaaatagaaaagaaaatagtaaaaataaGAACCTTCAACCACTCCCTCATATTTTGAGACTTATGCTTATTATAAAAAGTATTCGGTCAATATGGAAACATATAATTAGAAAATTGTATTCTCAAAGAGGAAACATTAAATCATTTACTTGGTTTCTAAGACACTTCATTGATTTTTCCTTCTATAAAAGAAGACCACAATGATCAAGAGAGAACCACCACTGAAAATTCCTTAACATAGTAAATTAGCAAAGAATTGAGAACCAAAGTTGTGAGATGGCAGAAGTGAAGTTGCTAGGCTTTTGGTATAGCCCATTTAGTCACAGAGTTGAGTGGGCTCTAAAGATAAAGGGCGTGAAATATGAATATATAGACGAAGATCGAAATAACAAGAGCTCTCTACTTCTTCAATCCAATCCTGTTTACAAAAAAGTCCCTATTCTCATTCACAATGGAAAACCCATTGTTGAGTCTATGGTCATTCTTGAATACATTGATGAGACTTTTGAAGGCCCTTCCATTTTGCCTAAAGACCCTTATGATCGAGCTTTAGCTCGTTTCTGGGCTAAGTTCCTTGACGATAAGGTAAATACCTATATGCATAATGTAGTAAACATTTATTTGAGACGACTAAAGTTGTTTTGAATATTGTTTTATTCCATATATGATGGTTTAGTCATGTCATGTGTCAATGTTCAGATCAACATATCCGTAAGTGTGAAACCGTTATAGTGGAGGTTTTAAAAGGGGACAAGATAGACTTAAAATCGTATGGGAAGAAATTGCTTCAAAATACCTACAATATCTCTTAATCCATGCGGATGTTACGGAAAAAAATATGGCATAATGAAACACAAGATCTCTATATAAGTTGTATCAATTAGTTGAGAATATGTTTTAGTGATGCTAGTATGTTTACTTGGGTCTTATATTTTCTAAGAAATTTTTTAATCGTGTTATTTTTATATGTCAGTAAAAAATATAAACAGCTGGGAAaacttttcataattttgtatagcAGTAGTGCGGAATTAAATGGAGCCGACTCTAACTTACTTGTGATTGAGACgtagtgttgttgttgttgttaagttAAGAGCGTTTTGCAGGTGACTGCAGTACCGAATATTTTCCTTCGCAAAGGGGAGGAGCAAGAGAAAGCTAAAGAGGAAGTTTGTGAAATGTTTAAAGTTCTTGACAATGAGCTCAAGGATAAGAAGTTCTTTGTGGGTGACAAATTTGGGTTTGCTGATATTGCTGCAAATTTGGTGGCATTTTGGCTAGGAGTTTTTGAAGAAGCCTCTGGAGTTGTTTTAGTGACAAAtgaaaaatttccaaatttttgtaAGTGGAGAGGTGAGTACATTAACTGTAGCCAAATCAAGGAATCTCTACCTCCTAGAGACGAGTTGCTTGCTTTTTACCGAGTTCGTTCTTAAGCTGCAGCAGCTTCTGCGCCCGCTCCCAAATGAACACATTCACATTCATCTTATGAAGTTTCGAGATAATGTGTCAGAATAAAATTGCGAATCTAGGACGAATTGTATAGACTATGTATAcgtatgcaaaaaaaaaaaaaaaattatatatatatatatatatataaaagattaagcttcttcaaaaTTAATGACTCTAGATTCTACATTCTCCTGATCCTAATAAAACTACTTGTTAGAAAAAGCTAGCTTAGCCCCAGCTAGTCACAtactgtcacgaaccaaaattcaactagtcgtgattatatctaacccaacccgctaggtaagccaattagtaacaatccaattcaaatgagatttactaagagaaataatgataatataactaaacttttaaataaagaattttcaaggattggtagtacaagtcatgagccactaagatttaaatttttacaaaactgaattgaaataattacaatatctgtttgaaatgtaaatgaacagaatctgaatctaaagctaccaaggataaGTGATAACCATaactggaacacaggtacatcttcaatgccagctcccgccaaaCACAACAACGTCAataccaagatctgcacgcaaggtgcagaagtgtagtacgagtacaaccgacccgatatactcaataagtatcctaactaacctcggcgagataaacgaagcaagaactatagatgatactcactaacacatgtgtagttcataatttcaacaagtataaaacagatatatgatcaaatcaggaaaTCTCAGGTAAAACCATTTTGATGCTCACAAGTCttgattttaaagtgttctgctCAGTCagcaatccagcatataaggaagatatgcaagtagATCAGataaacaatcaaggaaattgcaagtaaagatgaaatgcaataactaactatcagtctgttgcggcgtgcaacccaatctaaTAACAGTAATCAGCTctccagagctcac of Nicotiana tomentosiformis chromosome 7, ASM39032v3, whole genome shotgun sequence contains these proteins:
- the LOC104117446 gene encoding probable glutathione S-transferase, which encodes MAEVKLLGFWYSPFSHRVEWALKIKGVKYEYIDEDRNNKSSLLLQSNPVYKKVPILIHNGKPIVESMVILEYIDETFEGPSILPKDPYDRALARFWAKFLDDKVTAVPNIFLRKGEEQEKAKEEVCEMFKVLDNELKDKKFFVGDKFGFADIAANLVAFWLGVFEEASGVVLVTNEKFPNFCKWRGEYINCSQIKESLPPRDELLAFYRVRS